Proteins encoded together in one Coffea arabica cultivar ET-39 chromosome 2c, Coffea Arabica ET-39 HiFi, whole genome shotgun sequence window:
- the LOC113726594 gene encoding beta carbonic anhydrase 5, chloroplastic-like isoform X3: protein MLSRNSYTLRLKTCHIRQLVPRDKGNSALQVKALRESQGLTQEIINNEQKCVQIMDNESELFKEMKHRFLTFKKDKYLENLEHFQNLAKVQKPKFMVIACADSRVCPSSILGFQPGEAFIVRNVANLVPPYENGPSETNAALEFSVNSLEVENILVVGHSCCGGIRALMSMEDNKNSSSFIENWVRIGKPAKLISTKATATASDLNFDQQCRHCEKVSINQSLLNLLTYPWIEEKVANGKLSVHGGYYDFVDCTFEKWSLNYKGSESKEEGEYSIKDREFWC from the exons ATGCTTTCAA GAAATTCCTACACTTTAAGATTAAAGACATGCCACATTCGACAATTGGTCCCAAGAGATAA GGGCAATTCAGCTTTGCAAGTGAAGGCCTTGAGGGAATCTCAGGGCCTGACTCAGGAGATCATTAATAACGAGCAGAAGTGTGTTCAAATAATGGACAATGAATCTGAACTTTTCAAAGAGATGAAGCATCGATTTCTAACTTTCAAAAAGGATAAATACCT GGAGAACTTGGAACATTTTCAGAATCTTGCCAAGGTTCAAAAACCTAAG TTCATGGTGATTGCCTGTGCAGATTCACGAGTGTGTCCTTCAAGCATCCTTGGTTTTCAACCAGGAGAAGCATTTATCGTCCGAAATGTAGCCAATCTGGTTCCTCCGTATGAG AATGGACCTTCAGAAACCAATGCTGCCCTTGAATTTTCTGTTAATTCTCTTGAA GTTGAGAATATATTAGTTGTTGGTCACAGCTGCTGTGGAGGCATTCGAGCCTTGATGAGCATGGAGGATAACAAAAATTCTAG TAGCTTCATAGAAAATTGGGTACGAATTGGAAAGCCTGCAAAATTAATAAGCACTAAGGCTACTGCTACTGCTTCCGACCTCAACTTCGATCAGCAGTGCAGACACTGTGAGAAG GTATCTATCAACCAATCTTTGTTGAACCTGCTCACTTATCCGTGGATAGAAGAAAAGGTGGCAAACGGTAAGCTTTCAGTTCATGGGGGCTACTATGATTTCGTTGACTGTACATTTGAGAAATGGAGCCTTAATTACAAGGGTAGCGAGTCAAAAGAAGAGGGCGAGTATTCCATTAAGGATCGGGAATTTTGGTGCTAA
- the LOC140035863 gene encoding uncharacterized protein encodes MAGFHRASLVFAMLVAVSSMSSNCFQAEARRLLDTGLPEIPTLPMPEIPTLPKPELPTVPKPEIPTLPKPELPTVPKPEVPELPKPELPTVPKHEIPELPKPELPNVPKPEIPALPKPELPTLPKPEVPKKPEITTP; translated from the coding sequence ATGGCTGGTTTCCACCGTGCATCTCTTGTGTTCGCCATGCTTGTTGCTGTATCATCCATGAGCAGCAACTGTTTCCAAGCTGAAGCGCGTCGCCTTCTCGATACAGGGTTGCCTGAGATTCCTACCTTGCCAATGCCTGAGATACCAACACTGCCTAAACCTGAGCTGCCAACCGTGCCAAAGCCAGAGATTCCCACGCTGCCGAAACCCGAGCTGCCAACCGTGCCAAAGCCTGAGGTTCCAGAATTGCCGAAACCTGAGCTGCCAACCGTTCCAAAGCATGAGATTCCAGAATTGCCAAAACCTGAGCTGCCAAATGTGCCGAAGCCAGAGATTCCAGCATTGCCTAAACCCGAGCTACCAACTTTGCCCAAGCCAGAGGTGCCTAAAAAGCCTGAGATCACCACTCCATGA
- the LOC113726592 gene encoding uncharacterized protein: protein MELPFFTTTAATSSSSSATTRAEALRWLSIAEKLLAGRDLVGSKSFAARARESDPTLLYADQIIAVADTLLSGDKRINNLHDWYSVLQLTPQQSRDAELIAGQYRKLALLLNPQKNKLPFADQAFTLVVNAWQVLSNPSRKNMYDSELMAHLRVNPMSPVPPGFNPASPREHVNYQPFEINFQVMPQHAMSNREQVMQPTQPQHGTVREPTRSQILPPQNLTRQPISQNLPQQNLSREQGRQPQPPPQPQAQLPPQPQPQPQPQPQPQQQQRKDNLMGNNATHDFSSSIGNASNTNDNNNVHDDDVDVGNNSDVNRRDEERGKDGSSDGGALSFWTACPYCYYMYEYPSVYADCTLKCQNCRKAFQGVELPSPPPIVDGQDAYFCCWGLMPLGVSMEILERNRGKGGKWTPFSPMFTCPKGMGSNGNAGNWNVNNGKNNAAGPRSGNVGSKKKSSGPRVYVDDEDVFLEYSDPSEESDDDWRTEMRKKKAKGEKKMKVVKNKGTGTPGRRGRPPKVDKGKNPKGESENVREGLVVQEGVEVPNAPSAESSKKVAATCGRRHSARVAKDFGKLDLNVEFNNEVEEPAPRVVQGNGTGRGEEDIIEGSGFFEGLDEFLSTLPILNVVGDDKVKAA from the coding sequence atggaGCTTCCATTTTTCACCACCACGGCCGCcaccagcagcagcagcagcgccACCACCAGAGCGGAAGCTCTACGGTGGTTATCTATAGCCGAGAAGCTTTTAGCTGGACGTGACCTCGTGGGTAGCAAATCATTCGCGGCCCGGGCAAGAGAATCCGACCCGACCCTTTTGTACGCGGACCAAATAATCGCCGTTGCCGACACCCTCCTCTCCGGAGATAAGCGGATCAACAACCTCCACGACTGGTATTCTGTGCTGCAGCTCACCCCTCAGCAGTCCCGCGACGCCGAGCTCATCGCCGGTCAGTACCGGAAGCTCGCACTTCTTTTAAACCCGCAGAAGAATAAGCTCCCCTTTGCCGATCAAGCCTTCACACTTGTGGTTAATGCCTGGCAAGTATTATCTAACCCCTCTAGAAAGAACATGTACGATAGCGAGCTGATGGCTCACCTCAGAGTCAACCCGATGAGTCCTGTCCCTCCTGGGTTTAATCCGGCTAGCCCTAGGGAACATGTTAACTATCAGCcatttgagataaattttcAGGTGATGCCTCAGCATGCAATGAGCAATCGAGAACAAGTGATGCAGCCCACCCAGCCCCAACATGGGACGGTTAGAGAACCAACCCGGAGTCAGATTTTACCCCCGCAAAATCTGACTCGTCAACCCATCAGTCAAAATTTGCCGCAGCAGAATCTGAGTAGAGAGCAAGGGAGGCAACCCCAGCCCCCGCCTCAACCCCAGGCCCAGCTTCCACCTCAGCCCCAGCCCCAGCCCCAGCCCCAGCCCCAACCCCAGCAGCAGCAGAGGAAAGATAATTTGATGGGTAACAATGCAAcccatgatttttctagtagTATTGGCAACGCTAGTAATACTAATGATAACAATAATGTTCATGATGATGATGTTGACGTTGGTAATAATAGTGACGTTAATCGAAGAGACGAGGAGAGGGGAAAGGATGGATCATCAGATGGTGGGGCATTGAGTTTCTGGACAGCATGTCCTTATTGTTATTATATGTACGAGTATCCTAGTGTTTATGCGGATTGTACCTTGAAATGTCAGAATTGTAGGAAGGCGTTTCAAGGGGTGGAGCTTCCATCACCACCCCCCATTGTTGATGGCCAGGATGCATACTTTTGTTGTTGGGGATTAATGCCATTGGGGGTTTCCATGGAGATTTTGGAGAGGAACAGGGGGAAGGGTGGAAAATGGACTCCATTTTCGCCTATGTTTACTTGTCCAAAAGGGATGGGAAGCAATGGGAATGCTGGGAATTGGAATGTGAATAATGGGAAAAATAATGCTGCGGGACCGAGGAGTGGGAATGTGGGTAGTAAAAAGAAGAGTTCAGGTCCAAGAGTTTATGTAGATGATGAGGATGTGTTTTTGGAATATTCGGATCCAAGTGaggaatctgatgatgattgGCGAACTGaaatgaggaagaagaaagcaaaaggCGAGAAGAAAATGAAGGTTGTGAAAAATAAAGGAACAGGAACACCTGGTCGCAGAGGCAGACCACCAAAGGTTGACAAGGGGAAGAATCCTAAAGGGGAGAGTGAGAATGTGCGAGAAGGCTTGGTTGTTCAAGAGGGTGTTGAAGTGCCTAATGCACCCTCTGCAGAGTCAAGTAAGAAAGTGGCTGCTACTTGTGGAAGGAGGCATTCTGCGAGAGTTGCAAAGGACTTTGGGAAGTTAGACTTGAATGTGGAATTTAATAATGAGGTTGAAGAGCCTGCACCAAGGGTGGTCCAAGGAAATGGAACAGGCCGTGGGGAGGAGGATATCATTGAGGGGAGTGGTTTTTTTGAGGGTCTGGATGAGTTCCTAAGCACTCTTCCAATACTCAACGTTGTAGGTGATGATAAGGTCAAGGCTGCTTAG
- the LOC113726594 gene encoding beta carbonic anhydrase 5, chloroplastic-like isoform X2, with product MALPVPQSTSVTTATSSSSNFPSTSPRKIKISCSQLRFSETKQAHLRLMDAFKGNSALQVKALRESQGLTQEIINNEQKCVQIMDNESELFKEMKHRFLTFKKDKYLENLEHFQNLAKVQKPKFMVIACADSRVCPSSILGFQPGEAFIVRNVANLVPPYENGPSETNAALEFSVNSLEVENILVVGHSCCGGIRALMSMEDNKNSSFIENWVRIGKPAKLISTKATATASDLNFDQQCRHCEKVSINQSLLNLLTYPWIEEKVANGKLSVHGGYYDFVDCTFEKWSLNYKGSESKEEGEYSIKDREFWC from the exons ATGGCTCTACCCGTCCCACAATCCACCTCTGTGACTACTGCTACTTCCTCCTCCAGCAACTTCCCCAGCACTTCTCCAAGAAAAATTAAA ATTTCTTGTTCCCAGTTGAGATTCTCGGAAACTAAGCAGGCCCATCTGAGATTAATGGATGCTTTCAA GGGCAATTCAGCTTTGCAAGTGAAGGCCTTGAGGGAATCTCAGGGCCTGACTCAGGAGATCATTAATAACGAGCAGAAGTGTGTTCAAATAATGGACAATGAATCTGAACTTTTCAAAGAGATGAAGCATCGATTTCTAACTTTCAAAAAGGATAAATACCT GGAGAACTTGGAACATTTTCAGAATCTTGCCAAGGTTCAAAAACCTAAG TTCATGGTGATTGCCTGTGCAGATTCACGAGTGTGTCCTTCAAGCATCCTTGGTTTTCAACCAGGAGAAGCATTTATCGTCCGAAATGTAGCCAATCTGGTTCCTCCGTATGAG AATGGACCTTCAGAAACCAATGCTGCCCTTGAATTTTCTGTTAATTCTCTTGAA GTTGAGAATATATTAGTTGTTGGTCACAGCTGCTGTGGAGGCATTCGAGCCTTGATGAGCATGGAGGATAACAAAAATTCTAG CTTCATAGAAAATTGGGTACGAATTGGAAAGCCTGCAAAATTAATAAGCACTAAGGCTACTGCTACTGCTTCCGACCTCAACTTCGATCAGCAGTGCAGACACTGTGAGAAG GTATCTATCAACCAATCTTTGTTGAACCTGCTCACTTATCCGTGGATAGAAGAAAAGGTGGCAAACGGTAAGCTTTCAGTTCATGGGGGCTACTATGATTTCGTTGACTGTACATTTGAGAAATGGAGCCTTAATTACAAGGGTAGCGAGTCAAAAGAAGAGGGCGAGTATTCCATTAAGGATCGGGAATTTTGGTGCTAA
- the LOC113726594 gene encoding beta carbonic anhydrase 5, chloroplastic-like isoform X4: protein MALPVPQSTSVTTATSSSSNFPSTSPRKIKISCSQLRFSETKQAHLRLMDAFKGNSALQVKALRESQGLTQEIINNEQKCVQIMDNESELFKEMKHRFLTFKKDKYLENLEHFQNLAKVQKPKNGPSETNAALEFSVNSLEVENILVVGHSCCGGIRALMSMEDNKNSSSFIENWVRIGKPAKLISTKATATASDLNFDQQCRHCEKVSINQSLLNLLTYPWIEEKVANGKLSVHGGYYDFVDCTFEKWSLNYKGSESKEEGEYSIKDREFWC, encoded by the exons ATGGCTCTACCCGTCCCACAATCCACCTCTGTGACTACTGCTACTTCCTCCTCCAGCAACTTCCCCAGCACTTCTCCAAGAAAAATTAAA ATTTCTTGTTCCCAGTTGAGATTCTCGGAAACTAAGCAGGCCCATCTGAGATTAATGGATGCTTTCAA GGGCAATTCAGCTTTGCAAGTGAAGGCCTTGAGGGAATCTCAGGGCCTGACTCAGGAGATCATTAATAACGAGCAGAAGTGTGTTCAAATAATGGACAATGAATCTGAACTTTTCAAAGAGATGAAGCATCGATTTCTAACTTTCAAAAAGGATAAATACCT GGAGAACTTGGAACATTTTCAGAATCTTGCCAAGGTTCAAAAACCTAAG AATGGACCTTCAGAAACCAATGCTGCCCTTGAATTTTCTGTTAATTCTCTTGAA GTTGAGAATATATTAGTTGTTGGTCACAGCTGCTGTGGAGGCATTCGAGCCTTGATGAGCATGGAGGATAACAAAAATTCTAG TAGCTTCATAGAAAATTGGGTACGAATTGGAAAGCCTGCAAAATTAATAAGCACTAAGGCTACTGCTACTGCTTCCGACCTCAACTTCGATCAGCAGTGCAGACACTGTGAGAAG GTATCTATCAACCAATCTTTGTTGAACCTGCTCACTTATCCGTGGATAGAAGAAAAGGTGGCAAACGGTAAGCTTTCAGTTCATGGGGGCTACTATGATTTCGTTGACTGTACATTTGAGAAATGGAGCCTTAATTACAAGGGTAGCGAGTCAAAAGAAGAGGGCGAGTATTCCATTAAGGATCGGGAATTTTGGTGCTAA
- the LOC140035171 gene encoding uncharacterized protein, with translation MVEVAAGGGGKTGLGKYGTVGFPGWITGLGKYGMIGFPGWITGLGKYGIIGFPGAGITGLGRYGIGGIPGGITGLGKYGTIGFPGEVTGFGKSGSIGFPGWEVTVLAWDGPCSVKPPPINFGKGNFDLRGESEPGDGDNRR, from the coding sequence ATGGTGGAAGTAGCAGCTGGAGGAGGTGGGAAAACTGGACTTGGAAAGTATGGAACAGTTGGATTTCCGGGTTGGATCACCGGGCTTGGGAAGTACGGAATGATTGGATTTCCAGGTTGGATTACTGGGCTTGGAAagtatggaataattggatttCCTGGTGCAGGAATAACTGGACTTGGAAGGTATGGAATAGGGGGAATTCCGGGTGGGATCACTGGACTTGGAAAGTATGGAACAATTGGATTTCCCGGTGAAGTCACTGGATTTGGAAAGTCTGGAAGTATTGGATTTCCGGGCTGGGAAGTGACGGTTCTGGCATGGGACGGACCATGTTCTGTCAAACCCCCTCCCATTAATTTTGGAAAGGGAAATTTTGATCTTCGGGGTGAATCTGAACCTGGAGATGGTGATAACAGAAGGTGA
- the LOC113726594 gene encoding beta carbonic anhydrase 5, chloroplastic-like isoform X1, with translation MALPVPQSTSVTTATSSSSNFPSTSPRKIKISCSQLRFSETKQAHLRLMDAFKGNSALQVKALRESQGLTQEIINNEQKCVQIMDNESELFKEMKHRFLTFKKDKYLENLEHFQNLAKVQKPKFMVIACADSRVCPSSILGFQPGEAFIVRNVANLVPPYENGPSETNAALEFSVNSLEVENILVVGHSCCGGIRALMSMEDNKNSSSFIENWVRIGKPAKLISTKATATASDLNFDQQCRHCEKVSINQSLLNLLTYPWIEEKVANGKLSVHGGYYDFVDCTFEKWSLNYKGSESKEEGEYSIKDREFWC, from the exons ATGGCTCTACCCGTCCCACAATCCACCTCTGTGACTACTGCTACTTCCTCCTCCAGCAACTTCCCCAGCACTTCTCCAAGAAAAATTAAA ATTTCTTGTTCCCAGTTGAGATTCTCGGAAACTAAGCAGGCCCATCTGAGATTAATGGATGCTTTCAA GGGCAATTCAGCTTTGCAAGTGAAGGCCTTGAGGGAATCTCAGGGCCTGACTCAGGAGATCATTAATAACGAGCAGAAGTGTGTTCAAATAATGGACAATGAATCTGAACTTTTCAAAGAGATGAAGCATCGATTTCTAACTTTCAAAAAGGATAAATACCT GGAGAACTTGGAACATTTTCAGAATCTTGCCAAGGTTCAAAAACCTAAG TTCATGGTGATTGCCTGTGCAGATTCACGAGTGTGTCCTTCAAGCATCCTTGGTTTTCAACCAGGAGAAGCATTTATCGTCCGAAATGTAGCCAATCTGGTTCCTCCGTATGAG AATGGACCTTCAGAAACCAATGCTGCCCTTGAATTTTCTGTTAATTCTCTTGAA GTTGAGAATATATTAGTTGTTGGTCACAGCTGCTGTGGAGGCATTCGAGCCTTGATGAGCATGGAGGATAACAAAAATTCTAG TAGCTTCATAGAAAATTGGGTACGAATTGGAAAGCCTGCAAAATTAATAAGCACTAAGGCTACTGCTACTGCTTCCGACCTCAACTTCGATCAGCAGTGCAGACACTGTGAGAAG GTATCTATCAACCAATCTTTGTTGAACCTGCTCACTTATCCGTGGATAGAAGAAAAGGTGGCAAACGGTAAGCTTTCAGTTCATGGGGGCTACTATGATTTCGTTGACTGTACATTTGAGAAATGGAGCCTTAATTACAAGGGTAGCGAGTCAAAAGAAGAGGGCGAGTATTCCATTAAGGATCGGGAATTTTGGTGCTAA